In Pedobacter sp. SL55, the following proteins share a genomic window:
- a CDS encoding DUF262 domain-containing protein, whose product MIEPKKIKEINFSDNIYFIPSYQRGYRWDRKQVEELLDDIYEVYLTKQESYCLQPIVVSKIEENKYEIIDGQQRLTTIYILLTRFKRFIDEKFQLDFEVRQNCVDFFKRLDGGSFDYSNPDFAHISNAYKVIDSWLNIKKETKVDSNVEMNIFQTLLERVEVIWYDVEESNREELVKVFTRLNSGKIGLTNAELIKALFLSKANFENQSKDVYTHQLDISNKWNQIENALQNDDFWNFINKSENKLATRIDYIFQLIVRNKNLEIKEKFDVFRYYYPLYVKSRESKEYDFIESNWNEIDLYFTILQDWYSNHEYYHLIGLLIWDGADELALIREYQESNKKLFVKYLFEEIGNRFCNIKVEDLDYINSYNQVERTLVFFNVMEVYRSKTNRFPFKQLKVKEIKWSLEHIHPQNALDVKQSEYSQWLEDHKKVLRAIGSDDELTDRIENLIVQLKEINAKNLRLQFEDLSREVLENLDYKENNRESISKKSKIPFEKLIGEHHISNMALLDTKKNSSLGNSAFGVKRKSIIDFELKGFYIPNATKNSFLKYYSDYPKCLNYWTLEDRDEYLFKIQEQMNFVKTQNLETYEY is encoded by the coding sequence ATGATAGAACCAAAAAAAATTAAAGAGATAAATTTCTCGGATAATATTTATTTTATCCCTTCCTATCAGCGAGGCTATCGTTGGGATAGAAAGCAAGTTGAAGAACTTTTAGATGATATCTATGAAGTATATCTGACTAAACAAGAGTCGTATTGCTTGCAACCTATTGTAGTAAGTAAAATTGAAGAAAACAAGTATGAAATAATTGACGGGCAGCAGAGATTAACAACCATATACATACTACTGACTCGATTCAAACGATTTATTGATGAAAAATTCCAATTGGATTTTGAAGTTAGGCAAAATTGTGTAGATTTTTTTAAAAGATTAGACGGAGGAAGTTTTGATTACTCTAATCCCGATTTTGCGCACATATCAAATGCTTACAAAGTAATTGATTCTTGGTTGAATATTAAGAAAGAAACAAAAGTTGATTCCAATGTCGAAATGAATATTTTTCAAACTTTGTTAGAAAGAGTTGAAGTAATTTGGTATGATGTTGAAGAAAGCAATAGAGAAGAACTGGTAAAAGTATTTACCCGATTGAATAGTGGAAAAATAGGTTTAACTAATGCAGAATTGATAAAAGCTTTGTTTTTGAGTAAAGCAAATTTTGAAAATCAATCAAAAGATGTATATACGCATCAATTGGATATTTCTAACAAATGGAATCAGATAGAAAATGCCTTACAAAATGATGACTTCTGGAATTTTATTAATAAGTCTGAAAACAAATTAGCAACCAGAATAGATTATATATTTCAATTAATTGTACGAAATAAAAATTTAGAAATAAAAGAGAAGTTTGATGTCTTTAGATATTACTATCCGCTTTATGTAAAATCTCGAGAATCTAAAGAATATGATTTTATTGAATCAAATTGGAATGAAATTGATTTATATTTTACCATCCTTCAAGATTGGTATTCAAATCATGAATATTATCATTTGATAGGATTACTTATTTGGGATGGTGCTGATGAATTGGCTCTTATAAGAGAGTATCAAGAATCTAATAAGAAATTATTTGTCAAATATCTTTTCGAAGAAATAGGAAATCGTTTTTGTAACATAAAGGTTGAAGATTTAGATTATATAAATTCTTACAATCAAGTTGAGAGGACATTAGTGTTTTTTAATGTTATGGAAGTATATCGTTCCAAAACTAATAGATTTCCTTTCAAACAATTGAAAGTTAAAGAAATTAAATGGAGTTTGGAACACATCCATCCACAAAATGCTCTAGATGTAAAACAAAGTGAGTATTCACAATGGCTTGAAGACCACAAAAAAGTTCTTAGAGCAATAGGTTCTGATGATGAATTAACTGATAGAATAGAAAATCTTATTGTACAATTAAAAGAAATAAATGCAAAAAACCTTAGACTACAATTTGAAGATTTATCCAGAGAAGTTTTAGAAAATCTCGATTACAAAGAGAACAACAGGGAAAGTATCAGTAAAAAATCAAAAATACCATTTGAAAAATTGATTGGTGAACATCATATTTCTAATATGGCATTGTTGGATACGAAAAAAAATTCTTCATTAGGAAACAGTGCCTTTGGAGTAAAAAGAAAGTCAATAATTGATTTTGAGTTAAAAGGATTTTATATACCAAACGCAACCAAAAACTCTTTCTTAAAGTATTATTCAGATTATCCAAAGTGCCTTAATTATTGGACTTTAGAGGACAGAGATGAATATTTATTCAAAATTCAAGAGCAGATGAATTTTGTAAAAACCCAAAATTTAGAAACTTATGAATATTAA
- a CDS encoding DUF262 domain-containing protein: MNINYTLLDILTNKIFIYKNVSKELLQIENGIEIPMIQRDYAQGRSDEKTTYIREKFLKDLHFVMRESQNGSDKHLNLDFVYGYIENSTFIPLDGQQRLTTLYIIYWFLAFKDNVSFYENGLHLFSYKTRQSAKEFLKSLNKDENIEKIRIETEENLQKIVYTIKNQPWYNLNWNYDPTVKGILQTLKDVSILFSDISFTTLKEKRPVNFHFLQINEYGLGDNLYIKMNARGKPLSDFENFKASFENVISSNNSSKIFIEKIDGIWLDVFWKFTTESFNKPIDVEQDVSKFTKRCDELMLSFIKKITEYLYYKDNIDRNYQFNDIAIDIIYSKEENLQVLIQTFDLIIGLGYKEWVHYFDDIFSEKFQKDRIAINQPSLNPILKIFNNENFSHFENLLLFAWLNYITRANSINITSDLKDFLRIIRNYINNVNQKNKTSLDSELRTDYYNDILNTIFSLSISNPFKNLNITSVSFRKEYIQYEIAKYNLFQDDISRKDLIFEFEDHSTLRGLIFNFDLNSYTNAELQKITDNFYSLYREVVYQDIIRLLLCFGDYSINVGYSNLGEFRFFGQKEKWHRVLASPDGEIKPNFEELFKIFSQENISDWHNFIETKVSENIESHKDSWLWYCLNPKYKTTLDYTIYTKNDKNRVEIFYNQSLNSYHYNPFIYWFRYHSPQYVRVHINEAESCAQYSNFSRLHLKNGVELEQINNNWVVYNLGKEFNHSSFKFDEERNCYILSCENLIEELIPLIEILNDYRLDN; encoded by the coding sequence ATGAATATTAATTATACCCTTTTAGATATATTAACCAACAAAATCTTTATTTATAAAAATGTTTCAAAGGAGCTCCTTCAAATCGAAAACGGAATAGAAATCCCAATGATTCAGAGAGATTACGCTCAAGGTCGAAGTGATGAAAAAACGACTTATATCAGAGAAAAATTTCTTAAAGATTTACATTTCGTCATGCGAGAAAGCCAAAACGGAAGTGATAAGCATCTGAATTTAGATTTTGTGTATGGCTATATTGAAAATTCAACTTTTATTCCTCTTGATGGTCAGCAAAGATTAACCACTTTATATATTATCTATTGGTTTCTTGCTTTTAAAGACAATGTCTCTTTTTATGAAAATGGTTTGCACCTATTTAGTTACAAGACAAGACAATCTGCAAAAGAATTTTTAAAATCATTAAACAAAGATGAAAATATAGAAAAAATAAGAATTGAGACAGAAGAAAACCTGCAAAAAATAGTTTATACAATAAAAAATCAACCATGGTACAATCTTAACTGGAATTATGACCCAACTGTAAAAGGTATTCTGCAAACATTGAAAGATGTATCAATACTTTTTTCAGATATTTCATTTACTACATTAAAAGAAAAACGACCTGTTAATTTTCATTTTTTGCAAATTAATGAATATGGATTAGGTGATAATCTCTACATAAAAATGAATGCAAGAGGAAAACCTCTTTCAGACTTTGAAAATTTTAAAGCTTCTTTTGAAAATGTAATATCATCAAACAACTCATCTAAAATTTTTATAGAAAAAATAGATGGCATCTGGTTAGATGTTTTTTGGAAATTTACTACCGAAAGTTTCAATAAACCTATCGATGTAGAACAAGATGTTTCTAAATTCACGAAGCGATGTGATGAATTGATGCTTTCATTTATCAAAAAAATAACCGAATATTTATACTATAAAGATAATATTGATAGAAATTATCAATTCAATGATATAGCTATTGACATAATTTATTCAAAAGAAGAAAACCTACAAGTATTAATTCAAACCTTCGATTTAATAATTGGGCTTGGGTACAAAGAATGGGTACATTATTTTGATGATATTTTCTCTGAAAAATTCCAGAAAGACAGAATTGCAATTAACCAGCCATCGCTAAATCCTATTCTGAAAATCTTTAACAATGAGAATTTTTCGCATTTTGAAAATCTTTTATTATTTGCGTGGTTAAATTATATCACAAGAGCAAATTCTATAAATATCACCTCTGATTTAAAAGACTTTTTACGAATTATTAGAAATTATATCAACAATGTCAATCAGAAAAATAAAACATCTTTAGATTCAGAACTAAGAACAGATTATTACAATGATATATTAAACACTATTTTTTCTTTATCAATATCTAATCCATTTAAAAATCTGAATATTACATCAGTATCTTTTAGAAAAGAGTATATTCAATATGAGATAGCAAAATACAATCTTTTTCAAGATGATATTTCTCGAAAAGATTTAATTTTCGAGTTTGAAGACCATTCAACCTTAAGAGGGTTGATTTTCAATTTTGATCTTAATTCATATACCAATGCTGAGCTACAAAAAATTACAGATAATTTTTACAGCTTGTATAGAGAAGTAGTTTATCAAGATATTATCCGTCTATTATTGTGTTTCGGGGATTATTCCATAAATGTAGGGTACTCAAATTTAGGAGAATTTAGATTTTTCGGACAAAAAGAAAAATGGCATCGGGTTTTAGCATCACCAGATGGAGAAATAAAGCCAAATTTTGAGGAGTTATTTAAAATATTTTCACAAGAAAACATTAGCGATTGGCATAATTTCATTGAAACCAAAGTTTCAGAAAATATAGAAAGTCATAAAGATAGTTGGTTATGGTATTGTTTAAACCCAAAATATAAAACTACACTTGACTATACTATTTACACAAAAAATGATAAGAATAGAGTTGAAATTTTTTATAACCAAAGCTTGAATTCTTATCATTATAATCCATTTATATATTGGTTCAGATATCATAGCCCGCAATATGTTAGAGTTCACATTAATGAAGCTGAATCTTGTGCTCAATACTCAAATTTTAGCAGATTACATTTAAAAAATGGTGTTGAATTAGAACAAATCAATAACAATTGGGTTGTTTACAATTTGGGTAAAGAATTCAATCATTCATCTTTTAAATTTGATGAGGAGCGTAACTGCTATATTTTAAGTTGTGAAAACTTAATTGAGGAATTAATTCCTCTTATTGAAATTTTAAATGATTATAGATTGGATAACTAA
- a CDS encoding helix-turn-helix transcriptional regulator, giving the protein MSKVEINLRQNALINKLKQKPATLKEINAYLAIQSELSGCNLTVSTRTIQRDIADILTTYGISIVCNKSNNQYYIENTEDEVFNTRLIDAYNTVNALKAGVGYADCMVFEQYAGGTEYLHGILHAIKNRLQLHITHHSYYEVIPRLRKIHPYFLKEFKGRWYVVGKDIEIAEMRTFALDRIKDVEITKKTFVLPKQPTAYFGDSFGIIAKDGDSKPIKVVLWFDSEQCKYVKSLPLHKSQKIISEDKNGLTITLFVHLTFDFVKEILSYGEKVKVLEPQQLVENVKDRFKRAIAHYE; this is encoded by the coding sequence ATGTCTAAAGTAGAAATTAATTTAAGGCAAAACGCCCTCATTAACAAGTTAAAGCAAAAGCCGGCTACACTTAAAGAAATTAATGCGTATTTGGCCATACAGTCAGAATTGAGCGGATGCAATTTAACAGTAAGCACACGCACCATTCAGCGTGATATTGCCGATATTTTAACCACGTATGGCATTTCCATTGTTTGTAACAAAAGCAACAACCAGTACTATATAGAAAACACCGAAGATGAAGTTTTTAACACCCGCCTAATTGATGCCTACAATACCGTTAACGCATTAAAGGCTGGTGTAGGTTATGCAGATTGTATGGTGTTTGAGCAATACGCTGGCGGTACCGAATATTTGCATGGCATACTGCACGCCATTAAAAATAGGTTGCAGTTGCATATTACCCATCATAGCTATTATGAAGTTATCCCTAGGCTGCGAAAAATTCATCCTTATTTTTTAAAGGAATTTAAAGGACGTTGGTATGTGGTGGGCAAAGATATAGAAATTGCCGAAATGCGCACTTTCGCCCTCGATCGTATAAAGGATGTGGAGATAACCAAAAAGACATTTGTGTTACCCAAGCAGCCTACAGCATATTTTGGTGACAGTTTCGGTATTATAGCGAAGGATGGTGATAGCAAACCCATAAAAGTTGTGCTATGGTTTGATTCAGAGCAGTGCAAGTATGTGAAATCTTTGCCCTTGCATAAAAGTCAAAAGATAATCAGTGAGGATAAAAATGGCTTAACCATAACACTTTTTGTACATCTTACCTTCGATTTTGTGAAGGAAATTTTGTCTTATGGAGAAAAGGTAAAGGTTTTAGAACCTCAACAATTGGTAGAGAATGTTAAGGATAGGTTTAAAAGAGCCATTGCGCATTATGAGTGA
- a CDS encoding type II toxin-antitoxin system PemK/MazF family toxin, with protein MQIKQFDIWLANLNPAKGTEPGKTRPVVVVQTNLLNGVHPSSIICPITSNVLPQLEILRVHLNTSQLDKASDILIDQMRAIDNRRLISKLGELTKEQVKLVKQNLKVVLDL; from the coding sequence ATGCAGATTAAGCAATTTGATATATGGCTGGCCAACCTTAACCCCGCCAAAGGCACAGAACCAGGCAAAACACGCCCGGTGGTGGTGGTACAAACCAATTTACTAAACGGCGTGCATCCATCATCTATTATTTGCCCAATTACTTCTAATGTGTTGCCCCAGCTCGAAATTTTACGTGTACACTTAAATACCTCTCAACTAGATAAAGCAAGTGATATTTTAATTGACCAAATGCGTGCCATAGACAACCGTAGGTTAATTTCTAAATTAGGCGAACTGACCAAAGAACAGGTTAAGTTGGTAAAGCAAAATTTAAAAGTGGTGTTGGATTTGTAA
- a CDS encoding alpha/beta hydrolase family protein — protein sequence MMYHQEQFSLVGAAGKPIHGDLSYDTQNTNTPLIIFIHGFKGFKDWGAHNLVSRYFVQNGYRYLKFNLSHGGVDPQKNNDVTDMEIFASNTFSKEMTDINIVIDHAVKYLGVDGVYLIGHSRGGGLSILQTANDPYVKGLVTWSAIANFSILWKKEQEEEWRKNGKIGVYNARTKETMPLNVTLLEDFEENGEQLNILSAAKKVNVPWLIVQGDDDVNVPFETAEKLANANLASRLVKIDGANHVYGAVHPYPGETLPPQLFEVCEKSLKFLDGIF from the coding sequence ATGATGTATCATCAAGAACAGTTTTCATTAGTTGGGGCGGCAGGCAAGCCCATACACGGCGACCTTAGTTACGACACGCAAAACACCAATACGCCCCTAATAATTTTTATTCATGGTTTTAAAGGTTTTAAAGATTGGGGAGCACATAATTTAGTGTCCAGATATTTTGTTCAGAATGGTTATCGCTATCTTAAGTTTAACTTATCTCATGGCGGCGTAGATCCACAAAAAAACAATGATGTTACTGATATGGAAATTTTTGCATCGAATACGTTTAGCAAAGAAATGACAGATATCAATATTGTGATTGATCATGCTGTAAAATATTTAGGGGTTGATGGAGTTTATTTAATTGGCCACAGCAGAGGTGGTGGGTTAAGTATTTTACAAACCGCTAATGATCCGTATGTAAAAGGTTTGGTTACTTGGAGTGCTATTGCTAATTTTAGTATTTTATGGAAAAAAGAACAAGAAGAAGAGTGGCGAAAAAATGGAAAAATTGGCGTTTACAATGCTAGAACGAAAGAAACTATGCCCTTAAATGTGACTTTACTGGAAGATTTTGAGGAGAATGGTGAGCAGCTTAATATTCTTTCGGCAGCGAAAAAAGTGAACGTACCTTGGTTAATTGTGCAAGGCGATGATGATGTAAATGTGCCTTTTGAAACTGCCGAGAAATTGGCAAATGCTAACTTAGCAAGTAGATTGGTAAAAATTGATGGCGCTAATCATGTTTATGGCGCCGTGCATCCCTATCCAGGCGAAACTTTACCACCGCAGTTGTTTGAAGTTTGCGAAAAGAGCTTGAAGTTTTTGGATGGAATATTTTGA
- the hemC gene encoding hydroxymethylbilane synthase, whose product MKKVIIGTRGSDLALWQANYTKDRLASIGIDAELKIIKTQGDKILNLRLDKLEGKGFFTKELEEELLNGTIDIAVHSHKDLPTTNPPGLIIAAVPEREDPAELLLILKDCVDVSHKLSLKKGAMVGTSSNRRKAQLLALRPDLNIEDLRGNVPTRIQKLRDEDYDAIVLARAGVNRLGLDLSEFHVEVIDPTEIVPAPAQGALAIQIRENDTELFNELQKINDPSVVEAIAVERKVLNLFEGGCHMPLGCFCRKEDGEFEVWTSKAETAEDFPDRLFLRAASTEGLAEQIVAKFSADRKLPAKVFISREVGENSYFRKALAKNNIEIDGRSLIRTFPIVNKLDDFFLKNADWIFFSSRNGVEYFFKLNPVLPKKVKFGVVGRGSEDSLRKFGHLASFVGEGGEIEEVAEDFAKVADGQTVVFPRAQDSLLTMQKFLTAATKVIDLPIYETVIEESVDGTSAEVLVFTSPSNVDAYFAENLLEPGQKVIAIGNSTGKKFDEMGVRYALPYSPDEIGLAEAVFGI is encoded by the coding sequence GTGAAGAAAGTAATTATCGGAACTCGCGGTAGCGATCTAGCCCTTTGGCAAGCCAACTACACCAAAGACAGATTAGCCAGCATTGGCATAGATGCAGAACTTAAAATCATTAAAACGCAGGGCGATAAAATCCTTAATCTTCGTTTAGATAAGTTGGAAGGAAAGGGCTTTTTTACCAAAGAGTTGGAAGAAGAACTGTTAAACGGCACAATTGATATTGCCGTGCATTCCCATAAAGATTTGCCAACAACCAATCCTCCTGGATTAATCATAGCTGCAGTGCCAGAAAGAGAAGATCCAGCAGAATTATTATTGATTTTAAAAGATTGTGTAGATGTAAGCCATAAACTTTCTTTGAAAAAAGGAGCCATGGTAGGTACGTCTTCCAACCGTCGTAAAGCACAATTGTTGGCTTTAAGACCTGATTTGAATATCGAAGATTTGCGTGGAAATGTACCAACACGTATCCAAAAATTGCGTGATGAAGATTATGACGCTATTGTTTTAGCAAGAGCAGGTGTTAATCGTTTAGGTTTAGATTTAAGCGAATTTCATGTAGAAGTAATCGATCCAACGGAGATTGTACCTGCACCAGCGCAAGGAGCTTTGGCCATCCAAATTAGAGAAAATGATACAGAGCTTTTCAACGAGCTTCAAAAAATAAATGATCCTTCCGTTGTAGAAGCCATTGCGGTTGAAAGAAAAGTGTTAAATCTTTTCGAAGGTGGATGCCACATGCCTTTAGGTTGTTTTTGCAGAAAAGAAGATGGCGAGTTTGAGGTATGGACTTCTAAAGCAGAAACTGCAGAAGATTTCCCGGATCGTTTGTTTTTAAGAGCAGCATCAACCGAAGGATTAGCAGAACAAATTGTGGCCAAATTTAGTGCAGATAGAAAGTTGCCAGCTAAAGTGTTTATTTCTAGAGAAGTTGGCGAGAATAGCTATTTCCGTAAAGCTTTAGCGAAAAATAACATAGAGATTGATGGCCGTTCTTTAATCCGAACATTCCCTATTGTGAATAAACTGGATGATTTCTTCCTTAAAAATGCGGATTGGATTTTCTTTAGCAGCAGAAATGGCGTGGAATATTTCTTTAAATTAAATCCGGTTTTACCTAAAAAAGTGAAGTTTGGTGTGGTAGGTCGTGGCTCTGAAGACTCGTTGCGCAAATTTGGTCATTTGGCCAGTTTTGTAGGCGAGGGTGGCGAGATTGAAGAAGTTGCGGAAGATTTTGCCAAAGTGGCAGATGGGCAAACCGTAGTTTTCCCTCGTGCGCAAGACTCATTGCTTACCATGCAGAAGTTTTTAACAGCAGCAACCAAAGTCATCGATTTGCCTATTTACGAAACGGTAATAGAAGAGAGTGTAGATGGCACTTCAGCTGAAGTTTTGGTGTTTACTAGCCCAAGCAATGTAGATGCTTATTTTGCCGAGAACCTATTAGAGCCCGGACAAAAAGTGATTGCCATCGGTAATTCTACAGGGAAGAAATTTGATGAAATGGGTGTGAGGTACGCCCTGCCATATTCGCCAGATGAAATTGGATTGGCTGAGGCTGTTTTTGGGATATAA
- the hemL gene encoding glutamate-1-semialdehyde 2,1-aminomutase has product MQDISRAKSAELYEKSKTYFPGGVNSPVRAFKSVYGTPLFIQKGNGAYIWDADGNQFIDFCASWGPLILGHNNAKIREKVTEVMQNGMSFGAPTALENELAELIIKNNRFVEKIRFTSSGTEAVMSAIRLARGYTGRNKIIKFEGCYHGHSDSLLVKAGSGLVTFGETSSAGVPKAFADETIVIALNDKNAVTEAFAQFKDDVAAVIIEGIPANNGLLIQDQDYVEFLRETCTANGALLIFDEVITGFRVGFEGAAAHYGIRPDIVTYGKIIGGGLPVGMYGASSEIMAHISPDGGVYQAGTLSGNPVAMAAGIAALTILSSEGFYEELNAKAQTFVNDLKAHIADKGYELNIFTVGSIFWFAFTDKHIKTAEDIDPASMEKFKIMHRELLNRGIYFGPSGYEVGFVSAAHTALELDKAKQAIFEALEVVFP; this is encoded by the coding sequence ATGCAAGACATATCAAGAGCCAAATCGGCAGAACTATACGAGAAATCGAAAACTTATTTTCCTGGTGGGGTAAACTCGCCAGTACGTGCTTTTAAATCTGTTTATGGTACGCCTCTGTTTATCCAAAAGGGCAATGGTGCATACATTTGGGATGCAGATGGTAACCAATTTATTGATTTTTGTGCAAGTTGGGGGCCGCTAATTTTAGGGCATAATAATGCTAAAATTAGAGAAAAAGTAACCGAAGTGATGCAAAATGGCATGAGCTTCGGCGCACCAACGGCATTAGAAAATGAGTTGGCCGAGCTGATTATCAAGAACAATCGTTTTGTAGAAAAAATTCGCTTCACAAGCTCAGGTACTGAGGCAGTAATGTCGGCCATTCGCTTAGCTAGAGGTTATACTGGCAGGAATAAAATCATCAAATTTGAAGGTTGTTACCACGGTCATAGCGACTCGCTTTTAGTAAAAGCGGGTTCCGGCTTAGTAACTTTCGGGGAAACTTCTTCGGCAGGTGTGCCTAAAGCATTTGCTGATGAAACTATTGTGATTGCTTTGAATGATAAAAATGCCGTAACCGAAGCTTTTGCTCAATTTAAAGATGATGTGGCTGCGGTAATTATTGAAGGTATTCCAGCTAACAACGGATTGCTAATTCAAGACCAAGATTACGTAGAGTTTTTGCGTGAAACTTGTACCGCCAATGGTGCTTTATTGATTTTCGATGAAGTAATTACTGGTTTTAGGGTAGGTTTTGAAGGTGCTGCAGCGCATTACGGCATTAGGCCGGATATTGTGACTTATGGGAAAATCATAGGTGGTGGTTTGCCAGTAGGAATGTATGGTGCATCTAGCGAGATTATGGCGCACATTTCTCCTGATGGTGGTGTTTACCAAGCGGGTACGCTTTCTGGAAATCCAGTGGCCATGGCGGCAGGTATTGCGGCGTTAACCATTTTAAGCAGTGAAGGTTTTTACGAAGAATTAAATGCTAAAGCGCAAACTTTTGTGAACGATTTAAAAGCGCACATTGCTGATAAGGGCTATGAATTGAATATTTTTACCGTTGGTTCTATCTTTTGGTTTGCTTTTACTGATAAACACATTAAAACTGCGGAGGATATTGACCCGGCAAGCATGGAGAAATTTAAAATCATGCACCGTGAATTGTTAAACAGAGGGATTTACTTTGGCCCATCGGGTTATGAAGTTGGTTTTGTGAGTGCAGCACATACGGCATTAGAGCTAGATAAAGCAAAACAAGCGATATTTGAAGCTTTGGAGGTGGTGTTCCCCTAA
- a CDS encoding sensor histidine kinase, producing the protein MKKSIIIFYILLFYALGQLISWGALVVKIDASRLPMIMGEGAVFLFLLGIGAYFIHASIKKEHRLKEQQQNFLMSITHELKSPLAAIKLSLQTIVRRELDKEQRTTLIRNSLKDVERLDDLVENMLLATKIESRTYSFPKEKFNFSELVTRISDRLQVHSCGCEQIISTKIEDNIEIEGDQFALSSVVTNLVENAVKYSGPCAEITVELCQNDGKAKLVVSDKGLGIPDSEKMHIFDKFYRVGDENVRKSKGTGLGLFIVKEVLQNHDADISVKDNVPHGAIFEVTFN; encoded by the coding sequence ATGAAGAAATCCATTATCATATTTTATATTTTACTGTTTTACGCTTTGGGCCAGCTCATTAGCTGGGGTGCTTTGGTGGTAAAAATTGATGCCAGTCGTTTGCCAATGATTATGGGCGAGGGAGCGGTTTTCTTGTTCCTTTTAGGTATTGGCGCTTACTTTATTCATGCTTCTATCAAGAAAGAACATCGTTTAAAAGAACAACAGCAAAATTTCTTGATGTCTATTACACATGAGTTGAAATCGCCTTTGGCAGCTATAAAACTATCGCTGCAAACCATTGTACGCAGAGAATTGGATAAAGAGCAGCGTACTACTTTAATTAGAAATTCGCTGAAAGATGTAGAACGATTAGATGATTTGGTGGAGAACATGTTGTTGGCTACCAAAATAGAGAGCAGAACCTATTCGTTCCCGAAAGAGAAATTTAATTTTTCAGAATTGGTTACACGAATTTCGGATAGGTTACAGGTACACTCTTGTGGATGTGAGCAGATTATCTCTACAAAAATAGAAGACAATATTGAAATTGAGGGAGACCAATTTGCGCTGTCATCGGTAGTAACCAACTTGGTAGAAAATGCGGTAAAATATTCTGGTCCATGTGCCGAAATTACAGTAGAACTGTGCCAAAATGACGGTAAGGCTAAATTAGTGGTTTCGGATAAGGGTTTGGGCATTCCTGATAGTGAAAAGATGCATATTTTTGATAAATTTTACCGTGTGGGCGATGAAAATGTGCGTAAAAGTAAAGGCACCGGACTTGGCTTATTTATTGTTAAGGAAGTATTACAAAACCACGACGCCGATATTAGCGTTAAAGATAACGTACCTCACGGTGCAATTTTTGAAGTAACATTTAATTAA
- a CDS encoding response regulator transcription factor encodes MSQKLRVLLVEDEDHLLDAIKLNLELEGYKVHAVKDGKTALKVFKEERFNLVILDVMLPEMDGFQVCETIRLENTEVPILFLTAKNTSEDRVMGLKKGADDYLVKPFNLEELILRVGILVKRSLKSDDLKELNSYKIGDKTIYFNSFELKQDDGTVVPLTKKETMLLKLLIERKNDAVSREQILETVWNYDVYPSTRTIDNFILTFRKYFEPDQKNPVYFHSIRGVGYKFTDIH; translated from the coding sequence ATGTCACAAAAATTAAGAGTATTATTGGTTGAAGACGAAGATCATTTGTTAGACGCCATCAAATTAAACCTCGAATTAGAAGGTTATAAAGTTCATGCCGTTAAAGACGGGAAAACTGCGCTTAAAGTGTTTAAGGAAGAACGCTTTAACTTGGTAATTTTAGATGTAATGTTGCCAGAAATGGATGGTTTTCAAGTGTGTGAAACTATTCGTTTAGAAAATACTGAAGTACCTATTTTGTTCTTAACTGCCAAAAACACTAGCGAAGACAGGGTAATGGGATTGAAAAAAGGAGCCGATGATTATTTGGTAAAACCTTTTAACCTAGAAGAACTGATTTTACGTGTGGGTATTTTAGTGAAACGTAGTTTAAAATCAGACGATTTAAAGGAACTAAATTCTTACAAAATTGGAGATAAAACCATTTATTTTAACTCTTTTGAGTTGAAACAAGATGATGGTACGGTAGTTCCTTTAACCAAAAAAGAGACCATGCTGTTGAAGCTTTTAATTGAGCGTAAAAACGATGCGGTTTCTCGTGAGCAGATTTTAGAAACAGTGTGGAATTATGATGTTTATCCATCTACAAGAACGATAGATAATTTCATTTTAACTTTCCGTAAATATTTCGAACCAGATCAAAAAAATCCAGTTTATTTCCATTCTATTAGAGGGGTTGGCTATAAATTTACGGATATTCACTAA